The Gigantopelta aegis isolate Gae_Host unplaced genomic scaffold, Gae_host_genome ctg8043_pilon_pilon:::debris, whole genome shotgun sequence sequence ggtcttgttggcttgtaagcaaatgacccatccacagcaacacattacctagagaccttgcaaatttgcataccattattaaccgggtttataaactaaattatcacatgggtttatgacatggatatcatgggtaagttataggataaatataaatacataatgaGTTGAAGttctttgaactttgacctgaTGGTTGGGATGTAGGACTGGATCCCATGCTCCCATGGTTTCCTCTAGTGCCTGACAGtggatgtgtatatataaatacataatgaGTTGAAGTTCTTCCAATATTGTCTGTCTGTGAACTTTGACCTGATGGTTGAGGTGTAGGACTATGTAAGGAGGGCAGTCACtctcgctccccatcactcccctctGTGTGTGAACTTTGACCTGATGGTTGAGGTGTAGGACTGTGTAAGGGGAGCTGTCACTCTTGCTCCCCATTACTCCctcaaaaagaaatgtttagctcctcttagcatgtgaattgaTATGATATTGATATGGTTATATCTGTAATAGATCTCCAGAATCCAAGTTAGAGGAGCAGTTAATTACTCCCTTCAATTTGTTTCATGTTGATGTCTGGGgagtttgtgtctgtgtgtgtgtgtgtgtgtgtctgtatgtgtgtgtgtctgtctgtatgtgtgtctgtgtgtgtgtctgtctgtctgtgtgtgtgtctgtatgtgtgtgtctgtatgtgtgtctgtgtgtgtgtgtgtgtctgtgtgtgtgtgtgtctgtgtgtgtgtgtggctgtgtgtgtttgtggctgtgtgtgtggttgtgattgtgtgtgtgactgtgtgtgtgtgtgtgttgctgtgattgtgtgtgtgactgtgtgtggtgtgtgtgtggctgtgattgtgtgtgtgtgtgtttgcacgcatgtgtgtggctgtgtgtgtggctgCGATTGTGTgcgtgtgactgtgtgtgtggtgtgtgtgtacgtgtgtggctgtgtgtgtgtgtacgtgtgtggctgtgtgtgtgtgtggctgtgtgtgttcATGATCTGCATGAGCAAACTTCTGGTCAAATTCCACCAGAATCCATTTGGATTACTGCAAATGTAAGTCAAAGAAATGTACCAATTACCTCATGGATATTTTACAAGGTACTAAGTGACCAATTAATTtagaattttaataaataagattgaaaaaaaattctagacactgaaattatattttttgatCTGATATCATAACATTTGATGTTGGACTAGATGTGtgtgggattttttgtttgttgttttgttgttttggggtttttagtttattttttattttttattttttggttgtgtttttttgttgttttcattattttttttttttttttttttttagactaaTATTATGGGAATTCTACTATGGCCtccatttatttgtttatttaaggTAACTATGAAAGAGATGCAGGACGTCAGAAGCAAGTACAAAAATCGATAAAAACTAAGGACATACCAGATGAGGATGTGTATGCTGATGCTGTAAGCATGCCGGACAAGGTAAATACACTCGTTATGGTATCTGATGATGCTGGAAGCATGTCGGACAAGGTAAATACACTCGTTATGGTATCTGATGATGCTGTAAGCATGCCGGACAAGGTAAATACACTCGTTATGGTATCTGATGATGCTGTAAGCATGCCGGACAAGGTAAATACACTCGTTATGGTATCTGATGACTCTGGAAGCATGCCGGACAAGGTAAATACACTCGCTATGGTATCTGATGACGCTGGAAGCATGCCGGACAAGGTAAATACACTCGCTATGGTATCTGATGATGCTGGAAGCATGCCGGACAAGGTAAATACACTCGCTATGGTATCTGATGACGCTGGAAGCATGCCGGACAAGGTAAATACACTCGTTATGGTATCTGATGACGCTGTAAGCATGCCGGACAATGTAAATACACTCGTTATGGTATCTGATGACGCTGTAAGAATGCCGGACAAGGTAAATACACTCGTTATGGTATCTGATGATGCTGTAAGCATGCCGGACAAGGTAAATACACTCGTTATGGTATCTGATGATGCTGTAAGCATGCCGGACAAGGTAAATACACTCGTTATGGTATCTGATGATGCTGTAAGCATGTCGGACACGGTAAATACACTCGTTATGGTATCTGATGATGCTGTAAGCATGCCAGACAATGTAAATACACTCGTTATGGTATCTGATGATGCTGTAAGAATGTCGGAGAAGGTAAATACACTCGTTATGGTATCTGATGATGCTGTAAGCATGCCGGACACAGTAAATACACTCGTTATGGTATCTGATGATGCTGTAAGCATGCCGGACAAGGTAAATACACTCGTTATGGTATCAAGTTTATACATGACATGgatatttcatatattttgtCAGATATTATTTCACAATGTTTTCTTCTTGTAATTTGACACTCATTAGCATAAGATTGCAAGAATGATTATCCTATGTTAGACACACTCTTTCCCTTGTCCTTTGCAACCAATGCCCTTTGACTTGTATCCTGGAATAGTTGATAGTAAGACACATAAGGACAGACAGTGAGGTAAATGTTTAACCAAAAAGCaataaactaaatattatttacttaattCTTTAGTCCAAAACTGTATATACCACACTATTTAGTGTTAACTGCTCAATACACTTTTTTGGCATTTCAGTTGCACAAGCACAAATCCGTAGGATTTTGTATCAGAACTCATTGGGGGGCATTGGAAGATTTTATACTGTAGAGTCGATGGGGATTAAACAGTCATTATCCagttattaattattctatcagtagggaacccggAAATTCTGTAGACATCCAACAGATACGTATttgagacatttgtgaattattgcttaccATCAAATAAAAACGATTTTGTTGTTAATGTCTGAGAAACCATCCTCTGGactttgtaaacaataaatattagatatgcgctgaaataatattaatatacatgtatgcatcatGTATCTCAGAATGGCCAgaaatgtattgcatatacagatatttatattcGAAGCAAGAATAGATAGCCTAAGAAACTTGTAAGTTTAATTCTTGGTAGGAATAATAATTAACCTTTGTGGGGATGGTGGCTTCCATCTGTGTAGAATATTCAGTactctacgtcccaccccgccATTTGGTAGGAGTAATAATTAACCTTTGTGGGGATGGTGGCTTCCATCTGTGTATAATATTCAGTactctacgtcccaccccgccATTTGGTAGGAGTAATAATTAACCTTTGTGGGGATGGTGGCTTCCATCTGTGTAGAATATTCAGTactctacgtcccaccccgccATTTGGTAGGAGTAATAATTAACCTTTGTGGGGATGGTGGCTTGCATCTGTGTAGAATATTCAGTactctacgtcccaccccgccATTTGGTAGGAgtaataattaacatttgtGGGGATGGTGGCTTCCATCTGTGTAGAATATTCAGTactctacgtcccaccccgccATTTGGTAGGAGTAATAATTAACCTTTGTGGGGATGGTGGCTTCCATCTGTGTAGAATATTCAGTactctacgtcccaccccgccATTTGGTAGGAGTAATAATTAACCTTTGTGGGGATGGTGGCTTCCATCTGTGTAGAATATTCAGTactctacgtcccaccccgccATTTGGTAGGAGTAATAATTAACCTTTGTGGGGATGGTGGCTTGCATCTGTGTAGAATATTCAGTactctacgtcccaccccgccATTTGGTAGGAgtaataattaacatttgtGGGGATGGTGGCTTCCATCTGTGTAGAATATTCAGTACTCTACATCCCACCCCGCCATTTGGTAGGAGTAATAATTAACCTTTGTGGGGATGGTGGCTTCCATCTGTGTAGAATATTCAGTactctacgtcccaccccgccATTTGGTAGGAGTAATAATTAACCTTTGTGGGGATTGTGGCTTCCATCTGTGTAGAATATTCAGTactctacgtcccaccccgccATTTGGTAGGAGTAATAATTAACCTTTGTGGGGATGGTGGCTTCCATCTGTGTAGAATATTCAGTactctacgtcccaccccgccATTTGGTAGGAgtaataattaacatttgtGGAGATGGTGGCTTCCATCTGTGTAGAATATTCAGTactctacgtcccaccccgccATTTGGTAGGAgtaataattaacatttgtGGAGATGGTGGCTTTCATCTATGTAGAATATTGAGTATTCTATATGAGTGTTGAAACAACTGGATATATTGGACACCACCCAGCtttagttttaaatgtgctggggtgtttttaaacataccTTTCTTTTCAGtggtattacattttatttggggtgggatgtagcctagaGGTAAAgaacttgcttgatgtgcagtcggtttggggtcgatccccatcagtgggcccattgggttatttctcattccagccagtacaccatgactgcatggtatatcaaaggctgtggtatatactcaTATAATCccatctgtgagatggtgcatgtaaaagatctgatactaatggaaaaatgtagcaggtttccccaTTGTGATAAGTAccatatgtttggcatccaatagcctatgcaGGCCATCAGATTTCACGGTAACGATCGTTACTGGTAGCGTGTCGGTAGCGTGTTGGCAAAACCACGGAACCGAAAtttcgtttcccatgattattatgtcgattaaattttttttaaatatttacctatatgtaaatatatatatatataatatatatatatatatatatatatatatatacacatgtatatatacatatattatacaaataataatgtttctcATATAAAAACTACTGGAGATAGTTTTCAACACAATCACAACACCTGATTCAGATTTTAGTGTTTGCCATACTTCTCAGTGTTCGAGTAAACCCGAATCAGAGTTCGACACTGCGCTCAAATCAAACCCGACcaaaaattgtaatattgaCATCATGGCATCTGctccaaagaagaaaaaatctgAATCTGTTTCTTtgaaaacttttttaaaatggccATTTTGTGGCAATTTTGAAGTCGAAGTCGATGATATCTGTTAGATGTAGAGTTTGCAGTGACCATTACAAGTGAGATGCTTATGAAATTGCccaaatgaaacattttaaggGGCCATTCATTTAGTATGATACAAAAAAGTTGTGATTTTCGGCATCCTTCTTCATATTGTACACATGCAAACGCATCCACTCCCATTTCGATGACGTAGGTAATAATAGGTATGAGCCTACATTGTACCCgcgtacacatatatataaataattgatcCATATGTAAATTGCACATTTGAACCAAAATCACTGGCGTTAATTATTTGTAGTGTCActgttaaatttaataaaaatattatttgataaaaataattaaccttTTATTAGTCACTGAAGTCGACAAATTTATTGCCGATGTCATGCACGCACTTTTGAGTACTGAAGGTGACAATCGAATAAGCTCCACTATTTCCTGCCTTTTTATTAAGGGCAGAAATGACGTAAACTGTTATATTTATGTAGCTGTCAGTCAGAACAGCATGCGTATGTAATGTggaggggaggggaaggggcACGACTGTGTTGAAAATATTGAGTTTGAAAACTTGTCTCTTTCCACGGGTTTGTGTGTTGGATAATCAGTAGCTTGGGCGGACTCAACTTTTTCAGCCCAGAACTGGCCGTAATGCAAACAGATCAATGTATCTTGCGTTCAGCACTCGCCGTGACTCTGTGTATCTCGGTGATGGTGCAAACGGCCAGTTGGGGACTTGGTGATTTTCAGAACCATTAAACttattaacatatataataatcgACAATGATGAATATCCACATTTAGTTTATTCAAGGACAGACACAAAGCCTCAGAATGATGCTTACACATACGTCACCGCAGCAGGTGGAATTAAAGGtgcatcataatcatcatataaCAGTCAGTTGGCTGGATTGGAACCTTTATTTGAGGTAAAAAAACAGTCAGTTGGCTGGATTGGAACCTTAATTTATTTGATGTAAAAGAAACAGTCGGTTGGCTGGATTGGAACCtttatttgatgtaaaaaaaacagtcagttggctggattggaacctttatttgatgtaaaaaaaaacagtcgGTTGGCTGGATTGGAACTTTTatatgatgtaaaaaaaacagtcGGTTGGGTGGATTGGAACCtttatttgatgtaaaaaaacccaatcagttggctggattggaacctttatttgatgtaaaaaaaacagtcaGTTGGCTGGATTGAAACCTTAAttta is a genomic window containing:
- the LOC121366972 gene encoding uncharacterized protein LOC121366972, with protein sequence LKKMASPCDATQEQDLKRRMKPEFKKLIVPSLVICHLDIFCLSEEEESRIEARQNQLGPHSAASELLDILSRKDDWFNKLIKVLRKKDIKLSHVADIFEKMKADVDSFWRCQPQRPSPLNQTNGSAVKTFQFGKPPPQTRNSNYERDAGRQKQVQKSIKTKDIPDEDVYADAVSMPDKVNTLVMVSDDAGSMSDKVNTLVMVSDDAVSMPDKVNTLVMVSDDAVSMPDKVNTLVMVSDDSGSMPDKVNTLAMVSDDAGSMPDKVNTLAMVSDDAGSMPDKVNTLAMVSDDAGSMPDKVNTLVMVSDDAVSMPDNVNTLVMVSDDAVRMPDKVNTLVMVSDDAVSMPDKVNTLVMVSDDAVSMPDKVNTLVMVSDDAVSMSDTVNTLVMVSDDAVSMPDNVNTLVMVSDDAVRMSEKVNTLVMVSDDAVSMPDTVNTLVMVSDDAVSMPDK